The following coding sequences lie in one Syngnathus scovelli strain Florida chromosome 1, RoL_Ssco_1.2, whole genome shotgun sequence genomic window:
- the pcdh10b gene encoding protocadherin-10b, with amino-acid sequence MIVLFIALCIADGVLAQIRYSVPEEADHGTLVGNIAEDLGLDLTKLSSRRFQVVPSSRTPYLEVNVENGVLFVNEKIDREQICKQSASCQLNMEVFLENPLELFRVEIEVVDINDNPPSFPETDITVEISESATPGTRFPLESAFDQDVGTNSLRTYDITTNNYFYLDVQTQTDGNKFAELVLEKPLDREQQAVHRYVLTAVDGGQPPRTGTALLVVKVLDSNDNVPVFEQPVYAVTLSENAPSGTLVIQLNATDMDEGLNGEIAYSFSNHISNRVKEIFSIDQRAGRIEVRGEVDFEESSLYQIFVQAKDMGPNAVPAHCKVLVTVIDVNDNAPEITFSTVTESVSENAAPGTVIALLSVTDLDAGENGQINVEILGGVPFKLKSSFRNYYTIVTDGLLNRELADSYSVTVVARDKGSPSLATSKSIKVQVADENDNAPTFKQAIYDVYVTENNVPGAYIHAVTALDPDVGQNALISYSILECEIQGMSVKTYVSINEETGYLYALRSFDYEQLKDFTFVVQAKDAGTPELVTNATVNVIIVDQNDNAPVWLAPMGKNGTAKEPLPRSAEPGYLVTRIVAMDADDGENARLSYSIQRGNENGMFRMDWRTGELRTARRVSAKRHHHQLYDLVIEVRDHGQPPLSCSASILVMLVDSVVEGRGTGDGRGTARAKESSLDLRRILIIALVSVSFIFLLVMIVLAVRCQKEKKLNIYTCLTSDCCLGCRFCCARQGRVHKKKLSKSDIMLVQSAVNITGTGTAQVPVEESGSFGSHHQNQNYCYQVCLTPESAKTDLMFLKPCSPSRSTESNHNPCGAIVTGYTDQQPDIISNGSILSNETKQQRAELSYMADRPRRVNSSAFQEADLVSSKDSGHGDSEQGDSDHDAMNRGLSSGTDLFSNCTEECKALGHSDRCWMPSFMPTDGRQGHVPGMDSVPVTERGKGFPSSFRIDMPETA; translated from the exons atgattgtgctttttattgccCTGTGCATCGCGGATGGAGTGCTCGCCCAAATACGCTACTCTGTGCCCGAGGAGGCAGATCACGGCACCTTGGTGGGAAATATCGCCGAGGACTTGGGACTGGACCTTACCAAACTGTCGTCACGCCGTTTCCAAGTTGTGCCCAGCTCTCGAACACCTTACTTGGAAGTGAACGTAGAGAATGGCGTCCTGTTTGTTAACGAGAAAATAGACAGGGAGCAAATATGCAAGCAGAGCGCAAGCTGTCAGCTCAACATGGAGGTGTTCCTGGAGAACCCTTTGGAGCTTTTCCGAGTTGAGATAGAGGTGGTGGACATTAACGACAACCCACCCAGCTTCCCTGAAACGGACATAACGGTGGAAATCTCCGAAAGCGCTACTCCGGGCACGCGCTTCCCGTTGGAGAGCGCGTTCGACCAGGATGTGGGCACCAATTCTTTACGCACGTATGATATCACCACTAACAACTACTTTTACCTGGACGTGCAGACCCAAACAGATGGCAACAAATTCGCCGAGCTTGTGCTGGAGAAGCCGCTGGACAGAGAGCAGCAGGCGGTTCACAGGTACGTGCTGACAGCAGTGGACGGTGGCCAGCCACCCCGGACAGGCACCGCGCTGCTGGTGGTTAAAGTGCTGGACTCAAACGATAACGTGCCTGTATTTGAGCAGCCCGTTTACGCCGTAACTCTTTCAGAGAACGCGCCCTCGGGTACGCTAGTCATCCAACTAAATGCCACTGACATGGACGAGGGACTCAATGGCGAGATTGCCTATTCTTTTAGTAACCACATCTCCAACCGCGTCAAAGAAATTTTCAGCATCGACCAGCGTGCAGGGCGCATCGAGGTGCGCGGCGAGGTGGATTTTGAGGAGAGCAGTCTATATCAGATTTTTGTCCAAGCCAAGGACATGGGGCCGAACGCCGTGCCTGCGCATTGCAAGGTCCTCGTCACAGTCATAGACGTGAACGACAATGCACCAGAGATCACCTTCAGCACAGTCACGGAGTCTGTCAGCGAGAACGCAGCCCCCGGCACCGTCATTGCTTTGCTGAGCGTGACCGACTTGGACGCTGGAGAGAACGGACAAATTAACGTGGAAATCCTAGGCGGCGTGCCCTTCAAATTGAAATCATCATTTAGGAATTATTACACCATTGTGACTGATGGCTTGTTGAACAGGGAGCTTGCAGACTCCTATTCAGTGACTGTAGTTGCACGGGATAAAGGCTCACCTTCTCTTGCCACCAGCAAGTCCATTAAAGTCCAAGTGGCAGATGAGAATGATAATGCCCCCACATTCAAACAAGCCATATATGATGTATATGTGACAGAAAATAACGTGCCGGGAGCGTATATACACGCAGTGACTGCTTTGGATCCTGACGTCGGGCAGAATGCACTCATCAGTTATTCCATATTAGAGTGTGAGATTCAGGGCATGTCAGTCAAAACCTATGTGTCAATAAATGAGGAGACAGGCTACTTATACGCGCTGAGGTCCTTTGACTACGAGCAACTGAAGGATTTTACATTTGTGGTCCAGGCAAAAGATGCAGGCACCCCAGAGCTTGTCACTAATGCCACTGTCAACGTTATCATTGTGGATCAGAATGACAATGCCCCCGTATGGTTAGCCCCTATGGGGAAGAACGGCACAGCAAAGGAGCCTCTACCTCGCTCGGCCGAGCCTGGTTACTTGGTGACACGCATCGTGGCAATGGATGCGGACGATGGGGAGAATGCCAGGCTTTCCTACAGCATCCAGAGGGGAAATGAGAACGGAATGTTTCGAATGGATTGGAGGACAGGTGAACTCCGGACAGCGCGGCGGGTGTCAGCTAAACGACACCATCATCAGTTGTACGACCTGGTGATTGAGGTCAGAGACCATGGTCAGCCTCCGCTGTCCTGCAGTGCCAGCATACTTGTGATGCTGGTGGACAGTGTGGTCGAGGGTCGCGGCACCGGAGATGGAAGAGGCACCGCTAGAGCCAAAGAGAGCAGTCTGGACCTCAGGCGCATCCTCATCATCGCCTTGGTCTCTGTCTCCTTCATATTCCTCCTAGTCATGATTGTGCTGGCTGTGCGTtgccaaaaggaaaaaaagctcAACATTTACACCTGCCTGACCAGCGACTGCTGCCTGGGCTGCAGATTCTGTTGCGCACGGCAAGGCCGTGTCCATAAAAAAAAGCTCAGCAAATCTGATATCATGCTGGTTCAAAGTGCTGTGAATATCACTGGGACAGGTACAGCTCAAGTCCCTGTGGAGGAGTCAGGCAGCTTTGGCTCACACCATCAAAATCAGAATTATTGTTACCAGGTATGTCTGACTCCTGAGTCTGCCAAAACCGACCTCATGTTCCTAAAGCCGTGTAGTCCGTCTAGGAGCACGGAGAGCAACCACAACCCATGTGGAGCCATAGTCACAGGTTACACAGACCAGCAGCCTGACATCATCTCAAATGGCAGTATATTATCGAATGAG ACCAAACAGCAACGAGCAGAGCTAAGCTACATGGCGGACAGACCAAGACGCGTCAACAG CTCGGCATTCCAGGAGGCGGATCTGGTCAGCTCCAAAGACAGCGGCCATGGAGACAGTGAGCAGGGAGACAGCGACCACGATGCCATGAATAGAGGCCTTTCCTCTG GCACGGATCTGTTCTCTAACTGCACGGAGGAATGCAAGGCTCTGGGCCACTCTGACCGGTGCTGGATGCCAAGCTTCATGCCCACTGATGGGCGGCAGGGCCATGTACCCGGCATGGATTCAGTTCCCGTCACAGAG agaGGAAAAGGTTTTCCTAGTTCATTTCGGATAGACATGCCGGAGACTGCATGA